In the Festucalex cinctus isolate MCC-2025b chromosome 10, RoL_Fcin_1.0, whole genome shotgun sequence genome, one interval contains:
- the agxta gene encoding alanine--glyoxylate and serine--pyruvate aminotransferase a isoform X1: protein MSSLVVPPPQRLRTALTVLHRHMFGPGPSNVPPRILKAGSYPVIGHMHPETFEIMADIRSGIQYMFQTRNPVTLAVSGTGHSAMECAIFNAVEAGDSVLAAVNGIWGERVADMAERIGARVNTIVTPPGGFFTNAQIEQALSKHKPVLLFLAHGESSTGVLHPLDGIGQLCHKYDCLFLVDSVASIGGAPVYMDQQGIDILYTGSQKVLNAPPGTAPISFSERACRKIFNRRTKPVSFFLDLSWLSNYWGCDGKATRVYHHTGPVSAFYALRESLAILVEEGLEHSWERHRKVAEYFHTGLERMGLKLFVEDKALRLPTVTTIVAPHGYDWKEITSYIMKTHNLEISGGLGPSTGMVLRVGLMGCNSSISSVDMVLAALSDALTHCHKSKF, encoded by the exons ATGTCCTCCCTCGTGGTGCCGCCACCTCAGCGTCTGCGGACCGCCCTGACGGTTCTTCATCGCCACATGTTTGGACCCGGACCCTCCAATGTTCCGCCGCGCATCTTGAAGGCCGGATCCTATCCCGTCATTGGGCACATGCATCCCGAGACTTTTGAG atAATGGCTGACATCCGGAGCGGAATACAGTACATGTTCCAGACTCGGAACCCGGTGACTTTGGCGGTGAGTGGCACAGGCCACAGCGCCATGGAGTGCGCCATCTTCAACGCCGTGGAGGCCGGCGACAGCGTGCTGGCGGCAGTCAATGGCATCTGGGGAGAGCGGGTGGCAGACATGGCAGAGAGGATAG GTGCTCGGGTTAACACCATTGTTACGCCCCCTGGTGGATTCTTCACCAATGCACAAATCGAGCAG GCGTTATCCAAACACAAGCCTGTGCTGCTTTTCCTGGCGCACGGAGAGTCGTCCACCGGCGTCCTGCACCCGCTGGACGGCATCGGACAGCTGTGTCACAA ATACGACTGTTTGTTCCTGGTGGACTCTGTGGCATCAATCGGCGGCGCTCCAGTGTACATGGACCAACAAG GGATCGACATCCTGTACACAGGTTCTCAGAAGGTTCTGAATGCCCCACCAGGAACGGCACCCATCTCCTTCAGTGAGCGAGCATG TCGAAAAATATTCAACCGCAGAACAAAGCCGGTGTCGTTTTTCTTGGACCTGAGCTGGCTGTCTAACTACTGGGGATGCGATGGCAAAGCCACCCGAGT GTACCACCACACGGGCCCCGTCTCTGCTTTTTACGCCCTCAGGGAGAGCCTGGCCATCCTGGTGGAGGAG GGTCTGGAACATTCCTGGGAGAGACACAGGAAAGTGGCCGAGTATTTCCACACCGGTTTGGAGCGTATGGGACTTAAACTCTTTGTGGAGGATAAG gcgTTGAGGTTGCCGACGGTGACGACAATCGTGGCTCCGCACGGATACGACTGGAAGGAGATCACATCCTACATCATGAAGACGCACAACTTGGAGATCTCCGGCGGGCTCGGACCTTCCACCGGGATG GTGCTTCGCGTTGGTCTGATGGGATGTAACAGCAGCATTTCAAGTGTCGACATGGTGCTGGCGGCTCTAAGTGACGCACTGACACACTGTCACAAGAGCAAATTCTGA
- the agxta gene encoding alanine--glyoxylate and serine--pyruvate aminotransferase a isoform X2, translated as MKSQIMADIRSGIQYMFQTRNPVTLAVSGTGHSAMECAIFNAVEAGDSVLAAVNGIWGERVADMAERIGARVNTIVTPPGGFFTNAQIEQALSKHKPVLLFLAHGESSTGVLHPLDGIGQLCHKYDCLFLVDSVASIGGAPVYMDQQGIDILYTGSQKVLNAPPGTAPISFSERACRKIFNRRTKPVSFFLDLSWLSNYWGCDGKATRVYHHTGPVSAFYALRESLAILVEEGLEHSWERHRKVAEYFHTGLERMGLKLFVEDKALRLPTVTTIVAPHGYDWKEITSYIMKTHNLEISGGLGPSTGMVLRVGLMGCNSSISSVDMVLAALSDALTHCHKSKF; from the exons ATGAAGAGCCAG atAATGGCTGACATCCGGAGCGGAATACAGTACATGTTCCAGACTCGGAACCCGGTGACTTTGGCGGTGAGTGGCACAGGCCACAGCGCCATGGAGTGCGCCATCTTCAACGCCGTGGAGGCCGGCGACAGCGTGCTGGCGGCAGTCAATGGCATCTGGGGAGAGCGGGTGGCAGACATGGCAGAGAGGATAG GTGCTCGGGTTAACACCATTGTTACGCCCCCTGGTGGATTCTTCACCAATGCACAAATCGAGCAG GCGTTATCCAAACACAAGCCTGTGCTGCTTTTCCTGGCGCACGGAGAGTCGTCCACCGGCGTCCTGCACCCGCTGGACGGCATCGGACAGCTGTGTCACAA ATACGACTGTTTGTTCCTGGTGGACTCTGTGGCATCAATCGGCGGCGCTCCAGTGTACATGGACCAACAAG GGATCGACATCCTGTACACAGGTTCTCAGAAGGTTCTGAATGCCCCACCAGGAACGGCACCCATCTCCTTCAGTGAGCGAGCATG TCGAAAAATATTCAACCGCAGAACAAAGCCGGTGTCGTTTTTCTTGGACCTGAGCTGGCTGTCTAACTACTGGGGATGCGATGGCAAAGCCACCCGAGT GTACCACCACACGGGCCCCGTCTCTGCTTTTTACGCCCTCAGGGAGAGCCTGGCCATCCTGGTGGAGGAG GGTCTGGAACATTCCTGGGAGAGACACAGGAAAGTGGCCGAGTATTTCCACACCGGTTTGGAGCGTATGGGACTTAAACTCTTTGTGGAGGATAAG gcgTTGAGGTTGCCGACGGTGACGACAATCGTGGCTCCGCACGGATACGACTGGAAGGAGATCACATCCTACATCATGAAGACGCACAACTTGGAGATCTCCGGCGGGCTCGGACCTTCCACCGGGATG GTGCTTCGCGTTGGTCTGATGGGATGTAACAGCAGCATTTCAAGTGTCGACATGGTGCTGGCGGCTCTAAGTGACGCACTGACACACTGTCACAAGAGCAAATTCTGA
- the cep63 gene encoding centrosomal protein of 63 kDa isoform X1, with amino-acid sequence MESCLGSLLNSDLSSVLSACEPELQELMRQIDIMMSQQRSEWEAQVRDLRLQLKGGQEEISASRVLIHRKDLEIGVLRKQVEDLQTGRQELATKYEKQLGKVSEELDKLKRSYQKLERRHVKKAITEESKSKEEDVSEVRILKDKLEEYSQRLAVYQKQLAELEAHKKSLIDELAHVKAQRASERQHADCCADLQRVRAKLEKAHHELHTQKVELEHFRALEDTRLAHDLRETQDKTEEIEKLHKDVSRLKHVLHDKEQEIRSLEECVTSHDFVGVEKLREDLERTSSELDRARTCEAQLNAQVTRLKERLEETRVQHMKVQQEARVLKDALDSSVEEVKRLREELSRAEQWRIGEVDIIRKQAEASSTAPLASRKESCLTEQEQPQLRPELVQTPRPPRWAEGGDGPALNHGHATGDHSETAADSGGVSEGTSYDGDIQRLFTQLRSSGSRQPPGDGKLSAGKSASTKQAPEGRSSVSSPPTDVWAATSQVDATVSQYLEKEKLHSKDLLHKLDSHILGMGDSNAASISKRLNGKSS; translated from the exons ATGGAGTCGTGTTTGGGCTCGTTGCTGAATTCGGACCTCAG CTCCGTGCTATCGGCGTGCGAGCCGGAGCTCCAGGAACTGATGCGGCAGATCGACATCATGATGAGCCAGCAGAGGAGCGAGTGGGAGGCGCAGGTGCGGGACCTCCGACTGCAGCTGAAGGGTGGCCAGGAGGAAATTTCCGCCTCCAGGGTGCTCATCCATCGCAAAGACTTGGAG ATCGGAGTTCTCCGTAAGCAGGTGGAGGACCTGCAAACTGGACGACAGGAACTGGCAACCAAGTATGAGAAGCAGCTGGGGAAAGTCAGCGAGGAG TTGGACAAGTTAAAGAGGAGTTATCAGAAGCTTGAGCGCAGACATGTGAAGAAGGCCATTACTGAGGAATCAAAATCCAAAGAGGAGGATGTGTCTGAAGTCAGGATACTGAAGGATAAGCTTGAG GAGTACAGTCAGAGGTTGGCGGTCTACCAGAAGCAGCTGGCAGAGTTGGAGGCCCACAAGAAGAGCCTAATTGATGAGCTTGCACACGTTAAA GCACAGCGTGCATCCGAGCGCCAACACGCCGACTGCTGTGCCGACCTTCAGCGCGTGCGCGCTAAGCTGGAAAAAGCTCACCATGAGCTGCACACGCAGAAAGTGGAACTGGAACACTTCCGAGCCCTGGAGGACACAAGGCTGGCACATGACCTCAGGGAGACGCAG GACAAAACGGAGGAGATTGAAAAGCTTCACAAGGACGTCAGCAGACTCAAACACGTGCTGCATGACAAAGAGCAAGAGATACG TTCATTGGAGGAGTGTGTGACGTCTCACGATTTTGTCGGTGTGGAGAAGCTCCGTGAGGATCTGGAGAGGACGTCCTCAGAGCTTGACCGCGCTCGCACGTGCGAGGCTCAACTCAACGCGCAGGTGACGCGACTCAAAGAGAG ACTGGAAGAGACGAGAGTCCAGCACATGAAGGTGCAACAAGAAGCCAGGGTGCTAAAAGACGCCTTAGATTCCTCAGTAGAAGAAGTGAAAAGG TTGCGAGAGGAGCTGTCGAGGGCGGAGCAGTGGCGCATCGGAGAAGTGGATATCATAAGGAAGCAG GCCGAGGCGTCGTCCACAGCGCCGCTGGCCTCCCGCAAGGAAAGCTGCCTGACGGAGCAGGAGCAGCCGCAGTTGAGGCCGGAGCTCGTGCAGACGCCGCGCCCGCCCAGGTGGGCCGAGGGAGGGGACGGGCCGGCCTTGAACCACGGCCACGCGACAGGCGACCATTCCGAGACTGCTGCCGACAG CGGCGGTGTCAGCGAGGGGACTTCCTACGACGGCGACATCCAGCGTCTGTTCACTCAGCTTCGCTCGTCGGGGTCTCGGCAGCCGCCCGGTGACGGCAAACTCTCCGCCGGGAAGTCTGCGTCGACCAAGCAAGCTCCGGAGGGGCGGAGCTCCGTCTCGTCCCCGCCGACG GATGTTTGGGCGGCAACTTCTCAGGTGGACGCGACAGTGTCGCAATACCTGGAGAAGGAGAAGCTTCACTCCAAGGATCTTCTGCACAAGCTGGACTCGCACATCCTCGGCATGGGTGACAGCAACGCCGCCAGCATATCCAAGCGCCTCAACGGCAAGTCTTCGTGa
- the cep63 gene encoding centrosomal protein of 63 kDa isoform X2 yields MRQIDIMMSQQRSEWEAQVRDLRLQLKGGQEEISASRVLIHRKDLEIGVLRKQVEDLQTGRQELATKYEKQLGKVSEELDKLKRSYQKLERRHVKKAITEESKSKEEDVSEVRILKDKLEEYSQRLAVYQKQLAELEAHKKSLIDELAHVKAQRASERQHADCCADLQRVRAKLEKAHHELHTQKVELEHFRALEDTRLAHDLRETQDKTEEIEKLHKDVSRLKHVLHDKEQEIRSLEECVTSHDFVGVEKLREDLERTSSELDRARTCEAQLNAQVTRLKERLEETRVQHMKVQQEARVLKDALDSSVEEVKRLREELSRAEQWRIGEVDIIRKQAEASSTAPLASRKESCLTEQEQPQLRPELVQTPRPPRWAEGGDGPALNHGHATGDHSETAADSGGVSEGTSYDGDIQRLFTQLRSSGSRQPPGDGKLSAGKSASTKQAPEGRSSVSSPPTDVWAATSQVDATVSQYLEKEKLHSKDLLHKLDSHILGMGDSNAASISKRLNGKSS; encoded by the exons ATGCGGCAGATCGACATCATGATGAGCCAGCAGAGGAGCGAGTGGGAGGCGCAGGTGCGGGACCTCCGACTGCAGCTGAAGGGTGGCCAGGAGGAAATTTCCGCCTCCAGGGTGCTCATCCATCGCAAAGACTTGGAG ATCGGAGTTCTCCGTAAGCAGGTGGAGGACCTGCAAACTGGACGACAGGAACTGGCAACCAAGTATGAGAAGCAGCTGGGGAAAGTCAGCGAGGAG TTGGACAAGTTAAAGAGGAGTTATCAGAAGCTTGAGCGCAGACATGTGAAGAAGGCCATTACTGAGGAATCAAAATCCAAAGAGGAGGATGTGTCTGAAGTCAGGATACTGAAGGATAAGCTTGAG GAGTACAGTCAGAGGTTGGCGGTCTACCAGAAGCAGCTGGCAGAGTTGGAGGCCCACAAGAAGAGCCTAATTGATGAGCTTGCACACGTTAAA GCACAGCGTGCATCCGAGCGCCAACACGCCGACTGCTGTGCCGACCTTCAGCGCGTGCGCGCTAAGCTGGAAAAAGCTCACCATGAGCTGCACACGCAGAAAGTGGAACTGGAACACTTCCGAGCCCTGGAGGACACAAGGCTGGCACATGACCTCAGGGAGACGCAG GACAAAACGGAGGAGATTGAAAAGCTTCACAAGGACGTCAGCAGACTCAAACACGTGCTGCATGACAAAGAGCAAGAGATACG TTCATTGGAGGAGTGTGTGACGTCTCACGATTTTGTCGGTGTGGAGAAGCTCCGTGAGGATCTGGAGAGGACGTCCTCAGAGCTTGACCGCGCTCGCACGTGCGAGGCTCAACTCAACGCGCAGGTGACGCGACTCAAAGAGAG ACTGGAAGAGACGAGAGTCCAGCACATGAAGGTGCAACAAGAAGCCAGGGTGCTAAAAGACGCCTTAGATTCCTCAGTAGAAGAAGTGAAAAGG TTGCGAGAGGAGCTGTCGAGGGCGGAGCAGTGGCGCATCGGAGAAGTGGATATCATAAGGAAGCAG GCCGAGGCGTCGTCCACAGCGCCGCTGGCCTCCCGCAAGGAAAGCTGCCTGACGGAGCAGGAGCAGCCGCAGTTGAGGCCGGAGCTCGTGCAGACGCCGCGCCCGCCCAGGTGGGCCGAGGGAGGGGACGGGCCGGCCTTGAACCACGGCCACGCGACAGGCGACCATTCCGAGACTGCTGCCGACAG CGGCGGTGTCAGCGAGGGGACTTCCTACGACGGCGACATCCAGCGTCTGTTCACTCAGCTTCGCTCGTCGGGGTCTCGGCAGCCGCCCGGTGACGGCAAACTCTCCGCCGGGAAGTCTGCGTCGACCAAGCAAGCTCCGGAGGGGCGGAGCTCCGTCTCGTCCCCGCCGACG GATGTTTGGGCGGCAACTTCTCAGGTGGACGCGACAGTGTCGCAATACCTGGAGAAGGAGAAGCTTCACTCCAAGGATCTTCTGCACAAGCTGGACTCGCACATCCTCGGCATGGGTGACAGCAACGCCGCCAGCATATCCAAGCGCCTCAACGGCAAGTCTTCGTGa
- the amotl2a gene encoding angiomotin-like 2a isoform X1, whose protein sequence is MRTAEAAPWTVLHRLIQEQLRSGNLTDNRALLAIQQQALRGGANADPRSPKESLQAQDECQYLHMSTRQDPQGQEYQGSGVHLEKPLRISYNGEELPTYEEARVHSQYLKRELDSGVDVHWDAKREHARSLSERLMRLSLEGTPPPPNVPAMSSSHSFPQLYNAAAPTQGDPRGPPPGYPLREQEVYFLEPNAPLPFYSQHSSGSISARASGDEGDALRRENWRLRREVDSYAEKAARLHKLENEIARISEAYETLMKGSAKREALEKTLRNKLEAQIKRMHDFNRDLKEQVCAAAKQRADKEAECSEHKQHVFLKLLEQNEEQQRERERLERSIRNLRVSAEESQRGRELLERALLSAHARNRQLEDELQRKRAYVEKVERLQSSLGQLQAACEKREELEMRLRTRLEQELKSMRVQQNQTSGPLASGSSSLSQQQMREREERILALEADITKWEQKYLEESTMRQFAMDAAATAAAQRDTTIINSSPRHSPNSSFNEDLLLTNHRHQEMENRIRDLHAQLLEKDAMIKVLQQRSKWEQCKLEKQGLRLTRSVPSIATAAVGTETKGKSLSDDQTGGAVLRRKSASRDSGTQCDQLKPTSSRNLVVAANETPDEAQLGGFQTTQNVNNTIDSEMVEILI, encoded by the exons ATGAGAACCGCCGAGGCCGCCCCGTGGACGGTCCTGCACCGCCTCATCCAGGAGCAGCTCCGCTCCGGGAACCTGACAGACAACCGCGCCCTGCTGGCCATCCAGCAGCAGGCCCTGCGCGGCGGGGCTAACGCGGACCCCCGTTCTCCCAAGGAGAGCCTGCAGGCCCAGGATGAGTGCCAGTACCTGCACATGTCCACCCGGCAGGACCCGCAAGGCCAGGAATACCAGGGAAGCGGCGTTCATCTGGAAAAGCCCTTGAGGATTTCCTACAACGGGGAGGAGCTTCCCACCTACGAGGAGGCCCGAGTGCACTCGCAGTACCTGAAAAGGGAGCTGGACTCCGGCGTGGACGTGCACTGGGATGCCAAACGGGAGCACGCACGCTCCCTCAGCGAGCGCCTCATGCGGCTTTCCCTGGAAGGGACCCCGCCACCTCCAAACGTCCCGGCCATGAGCTCCTCGCACAGTTTTCCGCAGTTGTACAACGCCGCCGCCCCGACTCAAGGGGACCCGCGAGGCCCGCCGCCTGGGTACCCACTCCGGGAGCAGGAGGTGTACTTCCTAGAACCAAACGCGCCTCTGCCATTTTACTCTCAGCACAG CAGCGGCAGCATTTCGGCGAGGGCGTCTGGGGACGAGGGCGACGCCCTGAGACGGGAGAACTGGAGATTGAGGCGGGAAGTGGACAGTTACGCAGAAAAGGCCGCACGTCTGCATAAG CTAGAGAACGAGATCGCCAGGATCTCGGAGGCGTACGAGACTCTGATGAAGGGCTCGGCCAAGCGTGAAGCGCTGGAGAAGACCTTGAGGAACAAGCTGGAGGCCCAGATAAAAAGGATGCACGACTTCAACCGGGATCTTAAAG AACAAGTGTGCGCGGCGGCCAAGCAGAGGGCAGACAAGGAAGCGGAATGCTCGGAACACAAGCAGCACGTCTTCCTCAAGCTACTTGAACAAA ATGAAGAGCAGCAGCGCGAGCGCGAGCGCCTCGAGCGGTCCATCCGGAACCTGCGGGTGTCGGCGGAGGAGAGCCAGCGCGGGCGCGAGCTCCTGGAGCGGGCTCTGCTCTCGGCGCACGCCCGCAACCGGCAACTGGAGGACGAGCTGCAGAGGAAGCGCGCCTACGTGGAGAAGGTGGAGCGCCTCCAGAGCTCGCTGGGACAGCTGCAGGCGGCGTGCGAGAAGCGGGAAGAGTTGGAGATGCGACTGCGCACCCGCCTCGAGCAGGAACTCAAAAGCATGAGGGTGCAACAG AACCAGACCTCGGGCCCCCTAGCGTCTGGGAGTTCCTCCCTGTCGCAGCAGCAGATGAGGGAGCGCGAAGAGCGTATCCTGGCCTTGGAAGCAGACATCACCAAATGGGAACAGAAGTACCTTGAGGAGAGCACCATGAGGCAGTTTGCCATGGACGCCGCCGCCACGGCTGCGGCGCAGAG AGATACCACCATCATCAACAGCTCACCTCGACATTCGCCCAACAGTAGTTTTAATGAGGACCTGCTTCTGACCAATCACAGACATCAGGAGATGGAGAACAG GATCCGAGACCTTCACGCGCAGCTCCTGGAGAAGGATGCCATGATTAAGGTCCTCCAGCAGCGCTCCAAATGGGAGCAGTGCAAGCTGGAGAAACAAGGTCTTCGACTGACCCGGTCCGTCCCGTCCATCGCCACGGCGGCCGTCGGTACCGAGACCAAAG GAAAGAGCCTCTCGGATGACCAGACAGGTGGCGCCGTGCTGCGACGCAAGAGTGCCAGCCGGGACTCCGGCACCCAATGTGACCAACTGAAGCCGACGTCGTCCAGGAACTTGGTGGTGGCCGCCAATG AAACTCCAGATGAAGCCCAACTGGGAGGATTCCAGACCACACAGAACGTAAACAACACGATTGACTCAGAGATGGTGGAGATCCTCATTTGA
- the amotl2a gene encoding angiomotin-like 2a isoform X2, whose protein sequence is MRTAEAAPWTVLHRLIQEQLRSGNLTDNRALLAIQQQALRGGANADPRSPKESLQAQDECQYLHMSTRQDPQGQEYQGSGVHLEKPLRISYNGEELPTYEEARVHSQYLKRELDSGVDVHWDAKREHARSLSERLMRLSLEGTPPPPNVPAMSSSHSFPQLYNAAAPTQGDPRGPPPGYPLREQEVYFLEPNAPLPFYSQHSGSISARASGDEGDALRRENWRLRREVDSYAEKAARLHKLENEIARISEAYETLMKGSAKREALEKTLRNKLEAQIKRMHDFNRDLKEQVCAAAKQRADKEAECSEHKQHVFLKLLEQNEEQQRERERLERSIRNLRVSAEESQRGRELLERALLSAHARNRQLEDELQRKRAYVEKVERLQSSLGQLQAACEKREELEMRLRTRLEQELKSMRVQQNQTSGPLASGSSSLSQQQMREREERILALEADITKWEQKYLEESTMRQFAMDAAATAAAQRDTTIINSSPRHSPNSSFNEDLLLTNHRHQEMENRIRDLHAQLLEKDAMIKVLQQRSKWEQCKLEKQGLRLTRSVPSIATAAVGTETKGKSLSDDQTGGAVLRRKSASRDSGTQCDQLKPTSSRNLVVAANETPDEAQLGGFQTTQNVNNTIDSEMVEILI, encoded by the exons ATGAGAACCGCCGAGGCCGCCCCGTGGACGGTCCTGCACCGCCTCATCCAGGAGCAGCTCCGCTCCGGGAACCTGACAGACAACCGCGCCCTGCTGGCCATCCAGCAGCAGGCCCTGCGCGGCGGGGCTAACGCGGACCCCCGTTCTCCCAAGGAGAGCCTGCAGGCCCAGGATGAGTGCCAGTACCTGCACATGTCCACCCGGCAGGACCCGCAAGGCCAGGAATACCAGGGAAGCGGCGTTCATCTGGAAAAGCCCTTGAGGATTTCCTACAACGGGGAGGAGCTTCCCACCTACGAGGAGGCCCGAGTGCACTCGCAGTACCTGAAAAGGGAGCTGGACTCCGGCGTGGACGTGCACTGGGATGCCAAACGGGAGCACGCACGCTCCCTCAGCGAGCGCCTCATGCGGCTTTCCCTGGAAGGGACCCCGCCACCTCCAAACGTCCCGGCCATGAGCTCCTCGCACAGTTTTCCGCAGTTGTACAACGCCGCCGCCCCGACTCAAGGGGACCCGCGAGGCCCGCCGCCTGGGTACCCACTCCGGGAGCAGGAGGTGTACTTCCTAGAACCAAACGCGCCTCTGCCATTTTACTCTCAGCACAG CGGCAGCATTTCGGCGAGGGCGTCTGGGGACGAGGGCGACGCCCTGAGACGGGAGAACTGGAGATTGAGGCGGGAAGTGGACAGTTACGCAGAAAAGGCCGCACGTCTGCATAAG CTAGAGAACGAGATCGCCAGGATCTCGGAGGCGTACGAGACTCTGATGAAGGGCTCGGCCAAGCGTGAAGCGCTGGAGAAGACCTTGAGGAACAAGCTGGAGGCCCAGATAAAAAGGATGCACGACTTCAACCGGGATCTTAAAG AACAAGTGTGCGCGGCGGCCAAGCAGAGGGCAGACAAGGAAGCGGAATGCTCGGAACACAAGCAGCACGTCTTCCTCAAGCTACTTGAACAAA ATGAAGAGCAGCAGCGCGAGCGCGAGCGCCTCGAGCGGTCCATCCGGAACCTGCGGGTGTCGGCGGAGGAGAGCCAGCGCGGGCGCGAGCTCCTGGAGCGGGCTCTGCTCTCGGCGCACGCCCGCAACCGGCAACTGGAGGACGAGCTGCAGAGGAAGCGCGCCTACGTGGAGAAGGTGGAGCGCCTCCAGAGCTCGCTGGGACAGCTGCAGGCGGCGTGCGAGAAGCGGGAAGAGTTGGAGATGCGACTGCGCACCCGCCTCGAGCAGGAACTCAAAAGCATGAGGGTGCAACAG AACCAGACCTCGGGCCCCCTAGCGTCTGGGAGTTCCTCCCTGTCGCAGCAGCAGATGAGGGAGCGCGAAGAGCGTATCCTGGCCTTGGAAGCAGACATCACCAAATGGGAACAGAAGTACCTTGAGGAGAGCACCATGAGGCAGTTTGCCATGGACGCCGCCGCCACGGCTGCGGCGCAGAG AGATACCACCATCATCAACAGCTCACCTCGACATTCGCCCAACAGTAGTTTTAATGAGGACCTGCTTCTGACCAATCACAGACATCAGGAGATGGAGAACAG GATCCGAGACCTTCACGCGCAGCTCCTGGAGAAGGATGCCATGATTAAGGTCCTCCAGCAGCGCTCCAAATGGGAGCAGTGCAAGCTGGAGAAACAAGGTCTTCGACTGACCCGGTCCGTCCCGTCCATCGCCACGGCGGCCGTCGGTACCGAGACCAAAG GAAAGAGCCTCTCGGATGACCAGACAGGTGGCGCCGTGCTGCGACGCAAGAGTGCCAGCCGGGACTCCGGCACCCAATGTGACCAACTGAAGCCGACGTCGTCCAGGAACTTGGTGGTGGCCGCCAATG AAACTCCAGATGAAGCCCAACTGGGAGGATTCCAGACCACACAGAACGTAAACAACACGATTGACTCAGAGATGGTGGAGATCCTCATTTGA